One genomic region from Mytilus trossulus isolate FHL-02 chromosome 9, PNRI_Mtr1.1.1.hap1, whole genome shotgun sequence encodes:
- the LOC134684024 gene encoding tyrosinase-like protein 2 — protein MEYAQLVLVVLFNSGFLIVSEVITSQYPGIILECRDQDAEKEYRCILSKFDNPDWIPNTGPDMQLRLRQDFFWHPTKRIRRECRQLTREEFQEMVDAINALKNDKSMSPSVYDFFADYHTNEAVKSIHFGSNFFGWHKMYILKFEELLRRVNPNVTLCYWDSRLDHHMHDPTKSVMFTSEFFGNGKGPIKEGPFAGWKTIRNIPLVRDLGKTGNPISYEFIDRMLAKKHHVQITTPTADPETNVESMHNMVHAFIGGQMNNFNTSSQDPFFWIHHAFIDAVWEKFCSQLRHRNIDPQDDYTIIENKFHQPDRYMDRLFPMRNVDGYSDYFHNHIYRYDDFAKCPSCLNSPFLKCDYSSDKCVSVEANEPRRRVLEPPRKITTNHLSTPQNGLTVLSGDDNGWVYVPIKIIVRNAVHKSIRKNVIGGCEYLGPGYDDLCSKSVAIAQSNGITYHGTYRSYIANDASIPQWVYAFVGVKNPGSGMSQAFISVTDKYHKPCEPFCLDIKAGKYRSCPGVISLTNTEPEMFSRTLMEADGSGFTYNPLELDTLNPRIKLSFLCY, from the exons ATGGAGTATGCACAGTTAGTATTGGTAGTTTTATTCAATTCtggatttttaattgtttctgAGGTCATAACTTCCCAGTATCCAGGTATTATATTGGAATGCAGAGATCAAGATGCTGAAAAAGAATATAGGTGCATACTGTCAAAGTTCGACAACCCAGATTGGATACCTAACACCGGCCCTGACATGCAACTGAGACTCCGACAAGACTTCTTTTGGCATCCAACGAAACGGATTCGACGCGAGTGCAGACAGTTGACGAGAGAAGAATTCCAGGAAATGGTTGACGCTATCAACGCTTTAAAGAATGATAAA tCTATGTCTCCTAGTGTTTATGACTTTTTTGCTGATTACCATACAAACGAAGCAGTGAAGTCTATTCATTTTGGTTCCAATTTTTTTGGCTGgcataaaatgtatattttaaa ATTTGAAGAGCTTCTCCGAAGAGTTAACCCTAATGTAACATTATGTTACTGGGATTCAAGGTTAGACCACCATATGCATGACCCTACGAAATCTGTCATGTTTACATCAGAGTTCTTTGGGAATGGCAAAGGTCCAATAAAAGAAGGACCATTTGCAGGATGGAAGACAATAAGAAATATTCCGTTGGTTCGAGATCTTGGTAAAACTGGGAATCCAATTTCTTATGAATTTATAGATCGTATGTTAGCGAAAAAACATCATGTTCAAATTACCACTCCTACGGCTGATCCCGAAACCAATGTTGAAAGTATGCATAATATGGTCCATGCCTTCATTGGTGGTCAAATGAACAATTTCAATACAAGTTCTCAAGATCCATTCTTCTGGATTCATCATGCTTTTATCGATGCAGTTTGggaaaaattttgttcgcagTTACGTCATCGTAATATCGATCCACAAGATGATTACACCATTATCGAAAATAAATTTCACCAACCCGATAGATATATGGATCGACTGTTTCCAATGAGGAATGTCGATGGGTATAGCGATTATTTTCATAATCATATCTATAGGTATGACGATTTTGCAAAATGTCCTTCATGTCTGAACTCTCCATTTCTGAAATGTGATTATTCTTCAGACAAATGTGTAAGCGTTGAGGCAAACGAACCACGAAGACGTGTTCTCGAACCACCAAGGAAAATAACCACCAACCATTTATCTACACCTCAAAATGGATTGACCGTTCTTTCGGGTGATGACAATGGTTGGGTTTATGTtccaattaaaataattgttcgAAATGCAGTACACAAATCTATTAGGAAAAACGTAATAGGTGGTTGTGAATATTTAGGACCCGGATATGATGATTTATGTTCAAAGTCTGTAGCAATAGCTCAATCGAATGGAATTACATACCACGGAACATATAGAAGCTATATTGCTAATGATGCTTCTATTCCACAGTGGGTTTATGCCTTCGTTGGAGTTAAAAATCCTGGCTCAGGGATGAGTCAGGCATTCATTAGTGTTACAGACAAATATCATAAGCCATGCGAGCCTTTTTGTTTGGATATAAAAGCAGGAAAATATCGTTCCTGTCCGGGTGTTATATCGTTAACAAATACGGAACCAGAAATGTTCTCGAGAACCCTAATGGAAGCAGACGGTAGCGGATTTACATATAATCCATTGGAATTGGATACTCTGAATCCACGTATTAAACTGTcgtttttgtgttattaa
- the LOC134684025 gene encoding tyrosinase-like protein 2, with amino-acid sequence MKPTLQLLLLFLWHSVLLSVCNVITDQYPALVSECRDRDSQKQYKCILSNLNKADWSRDDAAGLKLRLRQDFYWHPTKRIRRECRALTREEFKEMVDAINALKKDKSMSPNVYDFVADYHTNEAVNSVHFGSNFFGWHKMYILKFEELLRKVNPNVTLCYWDSRLDHHMKNPKKSLMFTSEFFGDARGPIKTGPFARWKTIRNKPLVRDLGREGNPISYKDIETVLSKKHHVQITNPTSDPNSQVEMMHNMVHAFVGGQMNDFNTSSQDPFFWIHHAFIDAVWTVFCRQLRHRNIDPQDDYVIVDNKMHRPERYMDHLFPMKNIDGYSDYFANNIYSYGDFAKCPTCLNSPYLKCDYASNKCVGIEIHEPRRRVETPPERIKTNHLSTPQNDFTVLAGDDKDWVYIPVKIIVRNALEKSIKKNVIGGCEYLGAGYDDLCSKSVAIVQSNGITYHGTYRNYIVNDASVPQWVYAYVGVKDPGTGSSQAFISVTDKNHQPCDAFCLDLKAKKYRSCPGVISVTNKKPRMYYDTLKEAEENGYPFNPLEADTLDPRIKMAFLCY; translated from the exons ATGAAGCCTACATTACAACTACTGCTATTGTTCCTATGGCATTCCGTATTATTATCAGTCTGCAATGTCATAACTGACCAGTATCCGGCTTTGGTTTCCGAATGTAGGGATCGTGACTCACAAAAGCAATATAAGTGTATACTGTCAAATCTTAACAAAGCAGATTGGTCACGTGACGATGCAGCTGGCTTAAAACTGAGATTACGACAAGACTTTTACTGGCATCCAACAAAAAGGATACGACGAGAATGTAGAGCACTAACGAGagaagaatttaaagaaatggtTGATGCCATAAACGCTTTAAAGAAAGATAAA AGTATGTCTCCGAATGTGTATGACTTCGTTGCTGATTACCATACAAACGAAGCAGTAAATTCAGTTCACTTTGGTTCAAACTTTTTTGGCTGgcataaaatgtatattttaaa ATTTGAAGAGCTTCTTCGAAAAGTAAACCCAAATGTAACTTTATGCTACTGGGATTCAAGATTAGACCATCATATGAAAAACCCGAAAAAATCCTTGATGTTTACATCAGAGTTTTTTGGTGACGCTAGAGGTCCCATCAAAACAGGACCTTTTGCACGTTGGAaaacaataagaaataaacCTCTCGTCCGAGACTTAGGAAGAGAAGGAAATCCCATTTCTTATAAAGATATAGAAACCGTATTATCAAAAAAACACCATGTCCAAATAACGAACCCGACATCGGATCCTAACAGTCAAGTCGAAATGATGCATAATATGGTCCATGCCTTCGTCGGTGGTCAAATGAATGATTTCAATACTAGTTCTCAAGATCCGTTTTTCTGGATTCATCATGCCTTCATTGACGCAGTTTGGACCGTTTTTTGTCGGCAGTTACGTCATCGTAACATCGATCCACAAGATGATTACGTCATCGTCGATAACAAAATGCACAGACCCGAGAGATATATGGATCATCTATTTCCAATGAAGAATATAGATGGTTATAGCGATTACTTTGCCAATAACATCTATTCTTATGGTGATTTTGCAAAATGTCCTACTTGTTTGAACTCTCCATATCTAAAATGTGACTATGCATCAAACAAATGTGTAGGCATCGAGATTCACGAACCACGTAGAAGGGTGGAGACGCCCCCagaaagaataaaaacaaaccatttatCTACACCTCAGAATGATTTCACCGTACTGGCAGGAGATGATAAAGACTGGGTCTATATCCCGGTTAAAATTATTGTTCGGAATGCTCTCGAAAAATCCATTAAGAAAAATGTTATCGGCGGATGTGAATATTTAGGAGCCGGATATGATGATTTATGTTCAAAGTCTGTAGCCATAGTTCAATCCAATGGAATAACGTACCACGGGACATATAGAAATTATATTGTAAACGATGCTTCTGTTCCTCAGTGGGTATACGCATATGTTGGAGTTAAAGATCCAGGAACAGGGTCGAGTCAGGCTTTCATCAGTGTTACCGACAAAAACCACCAGCCATGTGATGCATTTTGTCTTGATCTAAAAGCGAAAAAGTATCGGTCATGTCCAGGAGTAATTTCCGTAACAAATAAGAAACCAAGGATGTACTATGACACCCTTAAGGAAGCAGAGGAAAATGGATATCCATTTAATCCTTTAGAGGCGGATACTCTTGATCCGAGAATTAAAATGGCGTTCCTTTGCTATTAA